The following proteins come from a genomic window of Leptospira bandrabouensis:
- a CDS encoding adenylate/guanylate cyclase domain-containing protein, with protein MESYPLIYFIKPEGIISDWEYFWYQIPYGAPGILTFFVGVFLSYFAFQKFRKSDVDNKIFHLNLTISFISFGSVGLVLTTRAWIQDVNTLVFWNDLLYFLVAPLAPTAFYLAYHMTGKQSKLLLYYSYLCWLASFVLYFGVLIGKGFETTVFEFPFGKYPRGSSFVRPWGILAPLGYFILILPSFIKHYQYIRKHYHLTLFHGVNLLFLLTTLNAPSILGFKVYPGGFFLFIPMLLVAYGVFRSDFFDVNELLFQKNGMFYFLFALLSFVLIFISFGVSFGLSPDAYESAKWYPWGIPPVVSVFGAVFLSIIVAGANPSARINQLCAFALILTGFYVIQSVPLKLNISYVVQLRISQMTFVAFAFAPSIMVRLVFEAIGQKSPFWIQGIDLLCVTAAILAPSPYLFVGYFDYPWSRVHHGGPAELLVGANGAIAILLVLFTFIRNKGYINFASKWIIGSFFLSAILLLAALFPSHGFPIYPLADFQFIPAFLLGYAVLRHGALSLEGRTIQLSQRLANLGLITMGIAAILYFPLIREQYGVGESAFHLTMIVLPLVLFNYLVVYIMSRPLAEELDISYFLLDLEKQKADEEREKALIAQDKAEEAREESEKLLLNILPYKVAQELKQKGSVTPSRIENVTVLFTDFKGFTRVAEGMDEQSLIEELDACFTQFDEIILRNNLEKLKTIGDSYMCAGGVPVETRTSAIDACLAALEIQSFMNQLKEIKSTLGLPFWELRLGIHTGPVVAGVVGRFKFAYDIWGDTVNTASRMESGGETGKINVSKETYELVKYFFVTEYRGKIHGKNKGDLDMYFVHRLRPRYSQDPDGKAPNQYFREVYSRITNGANIRWKKETESS; from the coding sequence ATGGAATCATACCCACTTATTTATTTTATAAAACCAGAAGGAATTATTTCGGATTGGGAATATTTTTGGTATCAGATTCCTTATGGAGCTCCGGGGATTCTTACTTTTTTTGTAGGAGTTTTTTTAAGTTATTTTGCCTTTCAAAAGTTTCGTAAATCAGATGTTGATAATAAAATTTTCCATTTAAACTTAACCATTTCTTTTATTAGTTTTGGATCGGTGGGACTTGTTCTCACAACAAGGGCATGGATTCAAGATGTAAATACCTTGGTTTTTTGGAATGATTTGTTGTACTTTCTAGTCGCTCCTTTGGCCCCAACAGCTTTTTATTTGGCCTATCATATGACTGGAAAACAAAGCAAACTGTTGTTATATTATTCCTATCTTTGTTGGTTGGCTAGTTTCGTATTGTATTTTGGAGTTTTGATTGGGAAAGGATTTGAAACTACCGTTTTTGAATTCCCATTCGGTAAGTATCCGAGGGGAAGTTCATTTGTTAGGCCTTGGGGGATTTTAGCACCTCTTGGGTATTTTATATTAATTTTACCGTCTTTTATAAAACATTATCAATACATTCGTAAACATTATCACCTAACGCTTTTTCACGGAGTCAATTTACTTTTTTTACTCACAACTTTAAATGCTCCAAGTATCCTTGGGTTCAAAGTGTATCCAGGTGGATTTTTTTTATTCATCCCAATGTTACTTGTGGCGTATGGAGTCTTTCGTTCAGACTTTTTTGATGTAAATGAACTTTTGTTCCAAAAAAATGGAATGTTTTATTTCTTATTTGCACTTTTATCTTTTGTATTGATTTTTATTTCTTTTGGTGTTTCCTTCGGGCTTTCCCCAGATGCTTATGAATCTGCAAAATGGTATCCTTGGGGGATCCCACCCGTAGTATCCGTGTTTGGTGCTGTATTTCTTTCCATCATAGTTGCGGGTGCCAATCCTTCAGCAAGAATCAACCAACTATGTGCTTTTGCTCTCATTCTAACCGGATTTTATGTCATCCAATCCGTTCCTTTAAAGTTAAACATTTCTTATGTAGTACAACTTCGTATTTCGCAGATGACCTTTGTGGCCTTTGCTTTTGCGCCGAGTATTATGGTGCGTTTGGTATTTGAAGCCATCGGACAAAAGTCACCATTTTGGATCCAGGGTATCGACTTACTCTGTGTCACTGCAGCGATCCTTGCTCCTTCTCCTTACCTTTTTGTTGGTTATTTTGATTACCCTTGGTCAAGAGTGCATCATGGTGGCCCAGCGGAATTGCTTGTTGGTGCTAACGGTGCCATTGCGATTCTTTTAGTGCTTTTTACATTCATTCGCAACAAAGGTTATATTAACTTTGCATCCAAATGGATCATAGGTTCGTTTTTTTTGTCTGCTATTTTATTATTGGCCGCCCTTTTTCCTAGTCATGGTTTTCCTATTTATCCTTTGGCAGATTTCCAATTTATACCAGCGTTTTTACTTGGTTATGCGGTGTTACGACATGGCGCTTTGTCTTTGGAAGGTAGGACCATCCAACTCAGCCAAAGGCTTGCTAACTTAGGCCTCATTACTATGGGAATTGCTGCAATCCTATATTTCCCATTGATTCGCGAACAGTATGGAGTAGGGGAATCTGCCTTTCATTTAACTATGATTGTGCTTCCGCTTGTATTGTTTAACTACCTTGTTGTTTACATCATGTCTCGTCCTTTAGCAGAGGAGCTAGATATCAGTTACTTTTTGTTAGATTTAGAAAAACAAAAAGCTGATGAAGAAAGAGAAAAAGCCCTCATTGCTCAGGACAAAGCAGAAGAAGCAAGGGAAGAGTCTGAAAAGTTATTACTCAATATTTTGCCTTATAAAGTCGCACAGGAATTAAAACAAAAGGGAAGTGTCACACCCTCTCGGATTGAAAATGTTACGGTTTTATTCACAGACTTCAAAGGATTTACACGAGTAGCTGAAGGGATGGATGAACAAAGTTTAATTGAAGAATTAGATGCTTGTTTCACTCAGTTTGATGAAATCATTCTTCGTAACAATTTGGAAAAACTAAAAACCATCGGTGATAGTTATATGTGTGCCGGTGGAGTTCCGGTCGAAACTAGAACTAGCGCCATTGACGCTTGTTTGGCGGCCTTAGAGATCCAAAGTTTTATGAACCAACTAAAGGAAATTAAATCTACTTTAGGTTTGCCTTTTTGGGAATTAAGACTAGGTATTCATACAGGGCCTGTAGTGGCAGGCGTTGTGGGAAGGTTTAAGTTTGCTTATGATATTTGGGGAGATACAGTCAATACTGCCTCAAGGATGGAGTCTGGCGGGGAAACTGGAAAAATTAATGTTTCCAAAGAAACTTATGAATTAGTAAAATATTTTTTTGTTACGGAATACAGAGGGAAAATCCACGGAAAAAACAAAGGTGATTTGGATATGTATTTTGTCCACCGCCTAAGACCTCGTTATTCGCAAGATCCCGATGGAAAAGCACCTAACCAGTATTTCCGGGAAGTATATTCCCGGATCACTAATGGCGCCAATATTCGTTGGAAAAAAGAAACTGAAAGTTCCTAA
- a CDS encoding alpha/beta fold hydrolase → MSDMVDLNFPKKNATEWLAAGKFFEYKKFQIFFIQEGRGQNLILLHGFPTSSWDYSKIFNGLSRYFNTIAIDFLGFGYSSKPKKHKYTLIEQTDIIENFIEKNALKRVKFVFHDYAVSVGQEILARHLERSDRKYEIDGAVFLNGGLFPHLHRPTFKQKLLATPILGAFLSRFYNEKKFGVAFAQVFGKNTKPSDKEISVLWKLITYPNNVLIPHKLLKYIKERRIHGERWKNALLQTEVPLLFINGGEDPVSGSHLADEIEKLPIKNKKLIRWESIGHYPQWENSEDCFKEIYEFLK, encoded by the coding sequence ATGTCGGATATGGTTGATCTAAACTTTCCAAAAAAGAACGCTACTGAATGGTTAGCTGCTGGTAAATTTTTCGAATATAAAAAATTTCAAATTTTCTTTATCCAAGAAGGAAGAGGACAAAACTTAATTCTTCTTCATGGATTCCCGACTTCTTCCTGGGACTATTCCAAAATCTTTAACGGACTTTCACGTTATTTTAATACGATCGCTATTGATTTTCTAGGTTTCGGATATTCCTCTAAACCCAAAAAACATAAATACACACTCATCGAACAAACGGATATTATAGAGAACTTTATTGAAAAAAATGCATTAAAAAGGGTAAAGTTTGTTTTTCATGATTATGCAGTCAGCGTTGGCCAAGAAATTTTGGCAAGGCACTTGGAAAGAAGTGATCGTAAGTATGAAATAGATGGAGCTGTATTTTTAAATGGAGGACTTTTCCCTCATCTGCATAGACCAACTTTCAAACAAAAACTTCTCGCCACACCGATCTTAGGTGCTTTTCTATCGCGATTTTATAATGAAAAAAAATTTGGGGTGGCTTTTGCCCAAGTGTTTGGTAAAAATACAAAACCAAGTGACAAAGAAATTTCTGTTCTTTGGAAACTCATTACGTATCCAAACAACGTTTTGATCCCACACAAACTTCTAAAATATATTAAGGAAAGAAGGATTCACGGGGAACGTTGGAAAAATGCCCTCCTCCAAACAGAAGTTCCATTACTTTTTATCAATGGAGGAGAGGACCCAGTGAGTGGAAGCCATCTAGCCGATGAAATAGAAAAACTTCCTATTAAAAACAAAAAGCTAATTCGCTGGGAATCCATTGGACATTACCCACAATGGGAAAATTCTGAAGATTGTTTTAAAGAAATTTATGAATTTTTAAAGTAA
- a CDS encoding CdaR family protein produces MISKVYGKLVRNWKAKLVSLIIASIFYVNLQNSKVLIKTINVPVDYPKLSGNLNYSKNPEKTIPVRVEGLKDVVNYYSQFMKAVIDPEDVQLGVTEVPIKKIVGVPSGVKVTKLKKTVPVEIESRGLKVVPLEVVFEGAPPANFEKLTQIVSPQKITLSGKPQDLEKITKVLLPEISLLDKKEPFAKTVRIPDLPKGITVLGSRDVTVNVNIIPLSYKTGEQTAAGIPIVCSGQDVRLDAELSEEQVAIRYFSLKPIRSAQILTGITAQVPCNYIFDPIKNKIIPELQPQVAKVRIIKNKDLKGIEILQISPEKIEIRYKVKEQQNPDSDPTDDGTGMEGPGTVPSDRS; encoded by the coding sequence ATGATCTCCAAAGTATATGGAAAATTGGTAAGAAACTGGAAGGCAAAACTTGTTTCGTTAATCATAGCCAGTATTTTTTATGTAAATCTTCAAAATTCAAAAGTATTAATTAAAACAATCAATGTCCCTGTCGACTATCCAAAGTTATCTGGCAATTTGAACTATTCCAAAAATCCTGAAAAAACCATTCCAGTACGTGTGGAAGGATTGAAAGATGTTGTAAATTATTATTCACAATTTATGAAAGCTGTCATTGATCCAGAGGATGTCCAACTCGGTGTTACAGAAGTTCCCATCAAAAAAATTGTTGGTGTTCCCAGCGGTGTAAAAGTCACCAAACTGAAAAAAACGGTACCTGTGGAAATTGAATCCCGTGGGTTAAAAGTGGTTCCATTGGAAGTGGTTTTCGAAGGAGCTCCACCGGCTAACTTTGAAAAGTTGACACAAATTGTGAGTCCTCAAAAAATTACACTCAGTGGAAAACCACAAGATTTAGAAAAAATCACTAAGGTTCTATTGCCAGAAATTTCTCTATTGGATAAAAAGGAACCATTTGCAAAAACAGTAAGGATCCCAGACCTTCCAAAAGGAATCACTGTCCTTGGATCACGTGATGTCACCGTGAATGTTAATATCATTCCGCTTTCTTATAAAACGGGAGAACAGACGGCAGCAGGAATTCCTATTGTTTGTTCTGGACAAGATGTTCGGTTGGATGCAGAACTTTCAGAAGAACAAGTTGCAATTCGTTATTTTTCTTTAAAACCTATTCGTTCCGCACAAATCCTAACTGGAATTACAGCACAGGTGCCTTGTAATTATATTTTTGATCCTATTAAAAATAAAATTATCCCCGAATTACAGCCGCAAGTTGCTAAAGTTCGAATCATTAAAAATAAAGATTTAAAAGGGATTGAAATTTTACAAATCAGTCCTGAAAAAATTGAAATTCGTTATAAAGTAAAAGAACAACAAAATCCAGATTCGGATCCCACCGATGATGGAACCGGGATGGAAGGTCCTGGTACAGTCCCTTCCGATAGGTCTTGA
- the cdaA gene encoding diadenylate cyclase CdaA has product MDFFRGLYIIPWSKNYISISLDVLIVAFLIYKTYTTLRRTRGIQLLLGVGIIWISGSLAEYLGFELLEWILTNIRPALVFAIIVLLQPELRRLTGDLARIRLLRLFFLKPTFDLDPIVEAVRIMAQEKTGSIIVLVKDISLKDISENAVPLDAQVTSEVLQTIFFKNSPLHDGAVIIEQNRIVCAASYLPMSSSVEISTLGARHRSALGLSEETDAIIIVTSEETGDITICYEGEMLHPVKPLELKALVSSLMTGTRRTKDDSLRKSKEKDTGVSI; this is encoded by the coding sequence TTGGATTTTTTCCGAGGATTATACATCATTCCGTGGAGTAAAAATTATATCTCCATTTCGTTAGATGTATTAATCGTCGCATTTTTAATTTATAAAACCTACACAACACTCCGAAGAACTCGTGGAATCCAACTGTTACTCGGTGTAGGAATCATTTGGATTTCTGGAAGTCTTGCTGAATATTTAGGATTCGAACTTTTGGAATGGATTCTTACCAATATCAGACCAGCCCTTGTGTTTGCTATCATTGTACTCTTGCAACCAGAACTGCGAAGACTAACCGGTGATTTGGCAAGGATAAGACTCCTTCGATTGTTTTTTCTCAAACCAACCTTTGATTTAGATCCGATTGTGGAAGCAGTGAGGATCATGGCTCAGGAAAAAACAGGATCTATCATCGTTCTCGTCAAAGACATTAGTTTAAAAGATATATCTGAAAACGCAGTGCCTTTGGATGCACAAGTCACCTCTGAAGTTTTACAAACTATTTTCTTTAAGAATTCTCCCTTGCATGATGGTGCAGTTATCATTGAACAAAATAGAATTGTTTGTGCGGCCTCCTATTTGCCTATGAGTAGCTCTGTGGAAATTTCCACATTAGGAGCAAGGCATCGCTCCGCCTTGGGACTTTCAGAAGAAACCGATGCAATCATTATCGTTACCTCAGAAGAAACAGGTGATATTACTATCTGTTACGAAGGAGAAATGTTACATCCTGTTAAACCACTCGAACTCAAGGCTTTAGTCAGTAGTTTGATGACTGGAACTAGAAGGACAAAGGATGATTCTCTTCGTAAATCAAAAGAAAAAGATACTGGAGTGAGTATATGA
- the dapB gene encoding 4-hydroxy-tetrahydrodipicolinate reductase, whose protein sequence is MSKIKVGVIGAGGRMGKAIIQVLSLSKKSELSAAVVREGAVYAGFDSGIHSGIKETGILLSTDLQKACETSDVLIDFSTHTGFESILNTALTSKKPLVIGTTGLTDADKALIQSASTSIPIVFSPNMSVGVNLLFKLTEIAAKVLDEDFDVEVLDIHHRHKKDAPSGTAMYLKEVLLNATKRSEENVIYGRHGMYSERDQKEIAMHTMRAGEVVGEHTVYFLSSEERIEITHKAQDRKTFATGAVKAAEFLHGKSKGLYNMFDVLGI, encoded by the coding sequence TTGTCTAAAATCAAAGTAGGTGTCATCGGCGCTGGAGGAAGGATGGGAAAGGCCATCATCCAAGTCCTTTCTCTTTCCAAAAAATCAGAGTTAAGTGCTGCCGTTGTTAGAGAAGGTGCTGTGTATGCAGGTTTTGATTCGGGAATCCATTCAGGAATCAAAGAAACAGGAATTTTACTTTCTACAGACTTACAAAAAGCATGTGAGACATCGGATGTCCTGATCGATTTTAGTACTCATACAGGTTTCGAATCTATTTTGAATACGGCCTTAACTAGTAAAAAACCCCTAGTGATCGGAACCACTGGATTAACTGATGCAGATAAGGCACTCATTCAATCAGCATCAACTTCGATTCCTATTGTATTTTCACCTAACATGTCAGTAGGTGTGAATCTTTTGTTTAAATTAACGGAGATCGCAGCAAAAGTGTTAGATGAAGATTTTGATGTAGAAGTTCTCGATATTCACCATAGACATAAAAAGGATGCTCCTTCAGGAACTGCCATGTATTTAAAAGAGGTGCTTTTAAATGCTACAAAACGTTCGGAAGAAAATGTCATTTATGGTCGTCATGGAATGTATTCCGAAAGAGACCAAAAAGAAATTGCCATGCATACGATGCGAGCTGGTGAAGTGGTAGGGGAACATACTGTCTATTTTTTAAGTTCTGAAGAACGAATAGAAATTACTCATAAAGCCCAAGATCGTAAAACCTTTGCTACGGGTGCTGTAAAGGCCGCCGAATTTTTACACGGCAAATCCAAAGGTCTTTATAATATGTTTGATGTGTTAGGAATCTAA
- the dapA gene encoding 4-hydroxy-tetrahydrodipicolinate synthase codes for MFQGVYTAVITPFRQGKIDYDSYFKILENQIRSGVAGVVPCGTTGESPTLSYEEHKELIQKTVKVVAGKIQVIAGTGSNSTKEAIELTESACADGVDGILTVNPYYNKPTQEGMYRHFTEIANVSSKPVMLYNIPGRTNVNLLPETVARLAAHPKIAAIKEATGDLGQMAKVIAATPPDFELLSGDDNLTLPVLSIGGKGVVSVVSNLFPRACVDMVSLYLRGDLEASKKIYYKLLPVFINAFIETNPIPIKAAMSWFGYCENELRLPMTSLSEGSAADAFKKIVFQLKEEGIV; via the coding sequence ATGTTTCAGGGCGTTTATACCGCGGTCATCACCCCCTTCCGCCAGGGGAAAATCGATTATGATAGTTATTTTAAAATCCTAGAAAACCAGATCCGCTCCGGCGTGGCGGGTGTGGTTCCTTGTGGGACAACAGGGGAATCTCCCACCCTTTCTTACGAAGAACACAAGGAGCTCATCCAAAAGACTGTCAAAGTTGTGGCTGGAAAAATCCAAGTCATTGCAGGCACTGGTTCTAACTCTACCAAAGAGGCCATTGAGCTCACTGAGTCGGCTTGTGCTGATGGAGTGGACGGAATTCTTACTGTCAATCCATACTACAACAAACCCACACAAGAGGGAATGTATCGTCATTTTACAGAGATAGCCAATGTATCTTCTAAACCGGTGATGTTGTATAACATTCCTGGAAGAACCAATGTCAATTTACTCCCGGAAACGGTAGCAAGGCTTGCAGCCCATCCAAAAATTGCAGCCATCAAAGAGGCAACAGGTGATTTAGGACAAATGGCAAAGGTGATTGCTGCCACACCACCTGACTTCGAATTGTTGTCAGGTGACGATAACCTAACCTTGCCGGTGTTATCGATCGGTGGAAAGGGAGTTGTTTCTGTTGTTTCTAATCTATTTCCTCGTGCATGTGTAGATATGGTTTCCTTATATTTACGTGGAGACTTAGAAGCTTCCAAAAAGATTTATTACAAACTTCTACCGGTATTCATCAATGCATTTATTGAAACCAATCCTATTCCTATCAAAGCAGCTATGAGTTGGTTTGGGTATTGTGAAAATGAACTTCGTCTTCCTATGACTTCTTTATCTGAAGGATCGGCGGCTGATGCCTTTAAAAAAATTGTATTCCAATTAAAAGAGGAAGGCATTGTCTAA
- a CDS encoding sugar phosphotransferase yields MVPFLPLTISILAILSLILHSFYVYSRFGVKDVPNERSLHNVITKKSGGMFFIPLFLLSVLFLLFYPQMGERFPLPEDWVQKKDIYLLLAGVFVFSIIGFIDDLYHLSPKLRLFLELTTVAVFLIWISPVVSYFGTVFLPNSIQVVVLTIFLVFAVNLVNFMDGMDWYLVATLFISYFSLVLTAPDFYSIGNSGYSLYGILFLSMFGFIFYNFPRAKLFMGDSGSLALGFFVMALPLFVGKWGTEKSEIWDITYYFYLFPYFWLDGVFTLTKRFFQKKHLFTAHREHLFQRITETKLGKVGSLCIFSLLNLLIVCIHFILKTKGISNQFLFFILSLFATISYGILWLFVPRKNLA; encoded by the coding sequence ATGGTCCCTTTTTTACCGCTTACGATCAGCATTCTTGCGATTCTTAGCCTGATTTTGCATTCATTTTATGTATATTCCCGATTTGGGGTCAAAGATGTGCCAAATGAACGGAGTTTGCACAACGTAATCACAAAAAAATCTGGAGGAATGTTTTTTATCCCTCTGTTTCTTCTCTCTGTCCTTTTTCTCCTTTTTTACCCCCAAATGGGAGAAAGATTTCCATTACCCGAAGATTGGGTCCAGAAAAAAGACATTTATCTTTTGTTAGCTGGAGTTTTTGTTTTTTCTATCATTGGCTTCATTGATGATTTGTATCACCTTAGCCCTAAACTTCGATTGTTTTTAGAACTCACAACTGTGGCTGTGTTTTTAATTTGGATTAGTCCCGTGGTTTCCTATTTTGGAACCGTTTTTCTCCCCAATTCAATCCAAGTTGTTGTTCTCACCATCTTCCTTGTTTTTGCAGTAAACCTCGTAAACTTTATGGATGGTATGGATTGGTATTTAGTCGCTACCCTATTCATTTCGTATTTTTCTTTAGTCCTGACGGCTCCCGATTTTTACTCTATTGGAAATAGTGGATACAGTTTGTATGGAATCTTGTTTCTTTCTATGTTCGGATTTATATTTTATAATTTTCCAAGAGCTAAACTTTTTATGGGAGATAGTGGGTCTTTAGCATTAGGTTTTTTTGTGATGGCATTACCGTTGTTTGTTGGGAAGTGGGGAACAGAAAAATCGGAAATTTGGGATATCACCTATTACTTTTATCTGTTTCCTTACTTTTGGTTGGATGGGGTTTTTACCTTAACCAAACGATTCTTCCAAAAAAAACATCTATTTACCGCTCATAGAGAACACCTATTCCAAAGGATCACAGAAACCAAACTCGGAAAAGTTGGATCACTTTGTATTTTTTCCCTCTTAAATCTTCTCATTGTTTGTATCCATTTTATCTTAAAAACTAAAGGCATTTCCAATCAGTTTCTATTTTTTATCTTATCTCTTTTTGCAACAATCAGTTATGGAATCCTTTGGCTTTTTGTGCCTAGAAAAAACCTTGCATAA
- a CDS encoding DUF368 domain-containing protein, with the protein MPLSKKEILFCLLNGFLIGIANLIPGVSGGTFALILGLYDRLITAITSLNLDTIKVSLALVFGFWKEDVRERFALEMKRIDFWFLVFLGIGLLLSVISGAKLIQFLLQNHPQATLALFIGLIFPSLVVPYKLIEKHSFFVWLFLIPGILLTIVPSFFMGDTTGSENPLIAFLTGAIAISAMILPGISGSYIMLVLGEYQIVIGKLSTILEPSSIIFLGAFGIGCLLGLLIFTHFVKWLFVKYKSHTMTFLLGLILGSFFILWPFKDYAHGQAIVGRSGEVKRDIQIATAKNVLPNDFAETQIPLAALVFGLILGFGLNRLESLQEKK; encoded by the coding sequence ATGCCTCTATCGAAAAAAGAAATTCTATTCTGCCTTCTCAATGGTTTTCTCATCGGGATCGCCAACCTCATTCCCGGTGTTTCCGGAGGGACTTTTGCACTCATCCTTGGACTTTATGACAGATTAATCACTGCCATCACTTCCCTTAACTTAGATACCATCAAAGTTTCGTTAGCACTTGTATTTGGATTTTGGAAAGAAGATGTAAGAGAACGTTTTGCTTTAGAAATGAAACGTATCGATTTTTGGTTCCTTGTATTCTTAGGAATTGGACTTTTATTATCTGTGATTTCTGGTGCCAAACTCATCCAGTTTTTACTCCAAAACCACCCACAAGCTACACTTGCCCTTTTCATCGGACTTATTTTTCCTTCCCTAGTTGTTCCTTACAAACTGATCGAAAAACATAGTTTCTTTGTATGGTTATTTTTAATTCCAGGAATCCTACTTACCATAGTCCCTAGTTTCTTTATGGGTGATACAACTGGTTCCGAAAATCCTTTGATTGCATTTCTCACAGGAGCCATTGCCATCTCCGCAATGATTTTACCTGGGATTTCTGGATCTTACATCATGCTTGTGTTAGGTGAATACCAAATAGTGATAGGGAAACTTTCTACCATCCTCGAACCAAGTTCGATTATTTTTCTAGGAGCCTTTGGGATTGGATGTTTGCTCGGACTTCTTATTTTTACCCATTTTGTAAAATGGTTATTTGTAAAATATAAATCCCATACTATGACTTTCCTCCTTGGACTCATCCTTGGATCGTTTTTTATCCTTTGGCCTTTTAAGGATTATGCACATGGTCAGGCTATCGTGGGAAGATCGGGAGAAGTCAAACGAGACATCCAAATTGCTACAGCAAAGAACGTTCTACCGAATGATTTTGCGGAAACACAAATCCCTCTCGCTGCCTTAGTTTTTGGTCTAATACTTGGGTTTGGTCTCAACCGATTGGAATCTTTACAAGAGAAGAAGTAG
- a CDS encoding aromatic amino acid ammonia-lyase: MNLSKLQSLSKTGSFPHLTDVRLSLEKERNQLETILEFSKEKLIYGIHTGFGPHAFASNEDTEKIQKSLIYHLTVEPVFSFDGIPHSHLSHNEARAVLAARIHCLSLGGSGIDFKTLELLNTLLELDCIPVLPEKGSLSASGDLIPLSYIPLALLGESGFTGKGKDLGPSRWNGGTSQIPGLPWTPKAKEAISLTNGTSFTTALLGLQVLEFRNILSYSLELLEYLFSFHSVFSDAFHPAYHNHKQFQGPKEIVRILYPVVSKHSKEKKEGSRIQDIYSIRCIPQILGSILDEIISVGMIVEQELNSLSDNPVLIPTEDGVRFAEGGGFYAAQVSFASDRLQNAMAVWFTWVDRFLNYLYEPKENGEFPLMLSDKPGTYAGLSGLGLMSTHLTAEVRRDSMPGSVQSVPTNGNNQDIVPMGAISVLRNRRTVVSGYKLLSILAFSVFQSSRFAKRKDLVPSRDLFAGLKTMAEDRSLDFEIQTLMERFKNSTSSLVKIPIG; this comes from the coding sequence TTGAACTTATCTAAACTCCAATCCTTATCAAAAACTGGTTCATTTCCTCATTTAACTGACGTTCGCTTATCTTTAGAGAAAGAACGAAACCAATTGGAAACTATTTTAGAGTTTTCAAAAGAAAAACTAATTTATGGAATTCATACCGGATTTGGGCCCCATGCCTTCGCATCCAATGAGGATACCGAAAAAATCCAAAAATCATTAATCTATCATTTAACTGTAGAACCTGTATTTTCTTTCGATGGGATTCCCCATTCTCATTTGAGTCATAACGAAGCGAGGGCAGTTCTTGCAGCAAGGATTCATTGTTTATCGCTTGGTGGATCGGGAATTGATTTTAAAACATTAGAACTATTGAATACACTTCTGGAATTGGATTGTATTCCCGTTTTGCCAGAAAAAGGTTCTCTTTCTGCTTCCGGAGATTTGATTCCTCTTAGTTATATTCCTTTGGCACTTCTTGGTGAATCTGGGTTTACAGGTAAAGGAAAGGATTTAGGACCGAGTCGCTGGAATGGTGGAACTTCCCAAATTCCAGGTTTACCTTGGACCCCAAAAGCCAAAGAAGCCATTTCTCTTACTAATGGAACAAGTTTTACCACGGCTCTCCTTGGGCTCCAAGTCCTTGAATTTCGAAACATACTTTCTTATAGTTTGGAACTACTCGAGTATTTATTTAGTTTTCATTCTGTATTTTCTGATGCCTTCCATCCGGCTTACCATAACCACAAACAGTTTCAGGGCCCAAAGGAAATTGTTCGAATTCTTTATCCCGTGGTTTCCAAACATTCCAAAGAGAAAAAAGAAGGAAGTCGAATCCAAGATATCTATTCGATTCGTTGTATCCCTCAAATTTTAGGTTCCATTTTAGATGAAATAATTTCTGTAGGTATGATCGTAGAACAGGAGTTAAATTCTCTTTCGGACAATCCTGTTTTAATTCCTACAGAAGACGGAGTTCGGTTTGCCGAAGGTGGTGGGTTTTATGCCGCCCAAGTCAGTTTTGCTTCTGACCGATTGCAGAATGCGATGGCTGTTTGGTTTACTTGGGTCGATCGTTTTTTGAATTACCTTTATGAACCTAAAGAAAACGGGGAGTTTCCGCTGATGTTGTCAGATAAACCTGGTACTTATGCTGGTTTATCTGGGTTAGGACTTATGTCGACCCACCTAACGGCAGAAGTGCGAAGAGACAGTATGCCAGGTTCTGTGCAGTCTGTACCCACCAATGGCAATAACCAAGACATCGTTCCTATGGGTGCGATTTCTGTTTTGAGAAATCGCAGAACGGTTGTCAGTGGGTATAAATTGTTATCTATTTTGGCATTTTCGGTTTTTCAGAGTTCTCGGTTTGCCAAAAGAAAGGATTTGGTTCCAAGTAGGGATTTGTTTGCCGGCCTAAAGACAATGGCGGAGGATCGAAGTCTGGACTTTGAAATCCAGACTCTGATGGAAAGGTTTAAAAATTCTACTTCTTCTCTTGTAAAGATTCCAATCGGTTGA